From Bacteroidota bacterium:
CAGCATACAGAAACTTTTATCAGGAGTATCAAAGCTTTTGAAAAAAGCCATTATGCGGACGATTGGCGTGAATTAATGAGACTTTATCTTGTTAGAAGAACCCGAAGTTTCATAAAAGAAAATTATGCCGAATTCGACCCTGATAAGAACCGGAAATATTTGACGTTTTCAGATGGAACAAGGTCATACTTTCCAGACAGAATTCCAAAAAAGGTTGAGTTCGACTTTGATCCTGATAACCCAAAAGACCAGTATGCAAAATTATATTCCCAAACAGTTGTTGATACTATAAACGGTCTTGATTTGCCTCGTTATGGTTTAGGAAATTACATATTACAAAAACCAGCTATCAAGCCGACTAAAGAAGAAGAAGTAATAATTGCAAACCTATCCCGTGCTGGCAAACGGTTAATGGGATTTTGCAGGACAAATCTTTTCAAAAGGCTTGAAAGTAGTGGTTTTTCATTTTTAATTTCTTTGAGCAGACACATTTTGCGAAATTATGTTTTTTTCTATGCTATTCAGAATAATTTGCCTGTTCCGATTGGTAAAAACATTTCACAAAACCTGGATGATTTTTTAGAGGATAATGATACTGACAATAATGGGGAAGAAGAAAATAGCATCAGTTTTATTCTCGATGAAAAAGTGTATTTGAAAAAAGCTTCTAAGGTTTACGACCTTTATTCAAGCAGTAAGTTTAAACATCAATTCGACTGGATTAGAAGTGAGTTTTTTGCTCCTGCTTTACTCAAACAACTTGCTACGGACTGTACTGATATTATCAAGATTCTAAAAATCGGCCAAGATTGGAATGTGAATGAAGATAGAAAACTAAATGCTTTGTACAAGTTATTATCTGAAAAACACAAAGCTGAAAAAGTTTTGATATTTACTCAATTTGCGGATACTGCCTACTATTTATCAGAGCATTTAAAGAACCGAAACCTTGAGAATTTGGAGCATGTTACAGGAGATAGTGAGAATCCGACTGTTTTAGCTCAGCGCTTTAGTCCATTAAGTAATAAGATTCCTGTTTCAAAGAATGATATCAGGGTTTTGGTATCGACAGATGTGCTAAGTGAAGGTCAGAATCTGCAAGATGCTCATATTATTTTGAATTATGATTTGCCCTGGGCAATAATAAGATTGATTCAGCGTGCTGGTCGTGTTGACCGTATCGGGCAGAAAGCAGATGAAATAATTTGCTACTCATTTTTACCAGAAGATGGGATTGAACAAATTATCAATCTTCGTCACAGACTAACAAATCGAATCCGCCAAAATGCTGAGGTTGTTGGCTCAGATGAAGTATTCTTTGATGGAGATCCAATAAACATTGAGGATTTGTATAATGAAAAATCAGGAATACTTGACGAGGAAGATGGTGACAGTGAAGTTGATTTAGCATCTTTTGCTTTTCAAATCTGGAAAAATGCAACAGATGAAACTCCCGAACTGAAAAAAACAATACCAAATCTTCCGAATGTAATCTATGCAACCAAACCAAATCAATTAAGTGCGGAAAAAGAGGGAGTTATTGTTTATACACGCACCTATGATGAAAATGATGTTCTTGCATGGGTAAACAACAAAGGAGAAATTATAACTCAATCGCAATTGACCATATTAAAAGCTGCTGCTTGTAATTCTGAGGTTGAGCCTTGCTATAAGGTTTTAAATCATCATGAACTTGTTAAGAAAGGAATTGAATATATCCGTGACGATGAAAAAAACACCGGTGGTTCTCTTGGAAAAAAAACAGGGGCAAAATATAGGGTTTATATGCGCCTTGACAGGTATTGCAAAGAATATGAGAATACTTTATTTGTAAATGATGCATTAAAAAAAGCTGTTGATGATATTTACAAATATCCTTTTAAAGAGTTTGCACGAGAAACATTAAACCGTCAACTTAAAGCAGGTATATCAGATGAAGACCTTGTTAATTTGGTGGTTTCTTTACGTGAGGAAGATAAACTTTGCATTGTAAATATTGACGAAATGCCGAACAAGGAACCTCAGATAATTTGTTCTTTAGGGCTTATAAATAAATAATTATGGCAATAACTAAACAAGATTTTTCCGGCTACATTAAACAGTATAAATTTCGTGAGTTGTTTAATGAAATGGGCTGGAATAACGATAAAACAAAGCAACCTATTATTGTTGATGATATTACATTTACACTTCAGGCAGTAGCAGAGAAAAGCGGTTTTAAAATTCTTCTATGCAATCCAACCGAGAAAGGATTAATACCGGATTATAATATCCGCAAGAAAATTGAAACTAAAGTAACCAAGCTGTTTCAGGAACATTTAATAATCTTCTGCGATGCAAAGAACCAGGAGCAAAT
This genomic window contains:
- a CDS encoding NgoFVII family restriction endonuclease, which produces MPKIYDNIENHLTQGLNETLEVSQRTDFCVGYFNLRGWKEIADKIDTLTGSIVAEEKDEYPRICRLLVGMQKLPVDILRDYFKSDEDYILDQNEAVKLKKRLAQEFKDQLTIGTPTDADEKALRKLSQQMKDKKVVVKLHLRYPLHAKLYLAYSEDKRVPIVGFLGSSNLTLAGLAKQGELNIDVMDQDAAKKLSKWFDDRWKDRWCIDITEELIEIIDNSWAADRLVSPYHIYLKMAYHLSQEARAGLNEFKIPTIFRKELLTFQQAAVLIAAKKLNSREGVFIGDVVGLGKTITACALAKIFEEDFFFSTLVICPPNLKTMWAGYINRYDLKANVISIGEVQRKLPDLRRYKLVIIDESHNLRNDQGSRYRSIKAYLEENDSKVILLSATPYNKSYLDLSNQLRLFIPDDKDLGISPENYINNIGGQVQFSAQHTETFIRSIKAFEKSHYADDWRELMRLYLVRRTRSFIKENYAEFDPDKNRKYLTFSDGTRSYFPDRIPKKVEFDFDPDNPKDQYAKLYSQTVVDTINGLDLPRYGLGNYILQKPAIKPTKEEEVIIANLSRAGKRLMGFCRTNLFKRLESSGFSFLISLSRHILRNYVFFYAIQNNLPVPIGKNISQNLDDFLEDNDTDNNGEEENSISFILDEKVYLKKASKVYDLYSSSKFKHQFDWIRSEFFAPALLKQLATDCTDIIKILKIGQDWNVNEDRKLNALYKLLSEKHKAEKVLIFTQFADTAYYLSEHLKNRNLENLEHVTGDSENPTVLAQRFSPLSNKIPVSKNDIRVLVSTDVLSEGQNLQDAHIILNYDLPWAIIRLIQRAGRVDRIGQKADEIICYSFLPEDGIEQIINLRHRLTNRIRQNAEVVGSDEVFFDGDPINIEDLYNEKSGILDEEDGDSEVDLASFAFQIWKNATDETPELKKTIPNLPNVIYATKPNQLSAEKEGVIVYTRTYDENDVLAWVNNKGEIITQSQLTILKAAACNSEVEPCYKVLNHHELVKKGIEYIRDDEKNTGGSLGKKTGAKYRVYMRLDRYCKEYENTLFVNDALKKAVDDIYKYPFKEFARETLNRQLKAGISDEDLVNLVVSLREEDKLCIVNIDEMPNKEPQIICSLGLINK